The following coding sequences lie in one Xyrauchen texanus isolate HMW12.3.18 chromosome 25, RBS_HiC_50CHRs, whole genome shotgun sequence genomic window:
- the LOC127618918 gene encoding LOW QUALITY PROTEIN: coiled-coil domain-containing protein 171 (The sequence of the model RefSeq protein was modified relative to this genomic sequence to represent the inferred CDS: inserted 4 bases in 3 codons; deleted 5 bases in 4 codons), which produces MPSESPATRPRQGTRAKRKDSRRPVSTLRASHPESMTTSAQRSQEEINRLGDVNDRLQRDRRVSERETGDEFTLTAELRWKINQLENEKLDFTSKHNEEVSRYEAQVARLRAQVERGEAQRQTLEYDVAVARRDAAAERRNTEEKITDLRKHNHKLDVLSSELRQRVSDLQRSLEITQQAREEDQQGLQAELHERDRLLLSVNNENDQLQTEKNRLETVIQEHNGTLHELKGEMERMKRDRERDVEKLKIKSTELNGSTEREEKLRTELEVRSGITSGVLIQFYRSEASGADCRVGAEAAHLESKFNSEIIQKATFGVEKDSHAGGHAQSGAPKAEVWEVERACAHERDQSQDMSQKLTQQEKDFLNMKSDLIGQLDREKAVSADLIGQLEQERAESVQMSIKLQEQDRVCAERQQELHQVQEALVFVQESHDRLLCEIEQLLQQYHQQGAPHTHKAGDKHNSSALMDILRRTLHNYNTQVQESLLVLQKLNHEMRVKDERISELQKKIQECDTHGLCVNEEVKRLRECAADAAADADSAQRDLRRLTHLLQEEKAQHTHTQAQINTLQQQHNRDSQEKLSFLHTLYQRLVAGCVAGDATDSMLGSFXWAELSAMVQEHVDALTSDLTATNQKLMESVSQLKQCEEMWIKQKEELNTHHTNINNKLQQRTQDLRRQLDEARRGGPISGARQSEQVQEVTRLQGLVSMCGAEEAXLLAACGVLVGCLRSWRRQVCVLVWQKVALQDAAGDAGSFKTDVGTLLHAASDPGVKGQEVRGQSAAHVSAVCYRRWRQVASRHGRSSEVLFRVAMXLRAAAGRCVSDVKVREEEEDKDRMMKMLNSSELLVIIHTCMEEVQDQLNTTECVKDSTRLRSVAQSASRKLFERLLSDVDFQCSGYYGKNSLARRLAHGLHRLTTDQHSKHRHWNSKVMVASLQKHILEFTQRLHSAEVERRNLRLELSRDETHKHTHRSRHTHTARVPAQQFEAMCSELSSALEREQRAQCLLYDQAAHLKQLGLSMQLNTGEQLEKDQTLAHAVQSLSEAKLQLKRKNQCVRSLEKHFSQSQQEKQQLKQHINSTENALRDATVVTVTGARDCAVTVTARVISANKESLMNYVKSVEEHFKKMKDDIIISRSVTSHDAQLSKMPRLPSDSQRIMGNTEMVACQSLVCSFLSVSAGGSKISSQEREISSYQTHITALKSELHDACLREQHSYIPSFRPLEEEVDCGTCELKGFSTNTLTGHTLTIKEKKHEG; this is translated from the exons GTGTCGCGTTATGAGGCTCAGGTTGCTAGGTTACGGGCGCAGGTGGAGCGTGGCGAGGCGCAGCGGCAGACGCTGGAGTATGATGTCGCCGTGGCGAGGAGGGATGCTGCAGCTGAGAGGAGAAACACAGAGGAGAAGATcacagacctgagaaaacacaatcACAAGCtggacg TCCTCAGCTCAGAGCTGCGTCAGAGAGTGTCAGATCTACAGAGATCATTGGAGATAACACAGCAGGCACGTGAGGAGGACCAGCAGGGCCTCCAGGCGGAGCTGCACGAGAGGGACCGTCTGCTGTTGAGTGTAAACAATGAGAATGACCAACTACAGACGGAGAAGAACCGACTAGAGACTGTGATACAG GAACACAATGGCACTCTGCATGAGCTGAAAGGAGAAATGGAGAGAATGAAAAGAGACCGAGAGAGAGATGTTGAGAAACTGAAGATCAAATCAACAGAACTGAACGGCAGCAccgagagagaggagaaactaCGCACTGAACTAGAGGTGAGGTCTGGCATCACATCCGGAGTGCTCAT tcaGTTCTACAGAAGTGAAGCTTCTGGAGCAGACTGTAGAGTCGGAGCTGAAGCTGCTCATCTGGAGTCTAAGTTCAACTCTGAGATCATCCAG AAGGCGACTTTCGGTGTGGAGAAGGACAGTCACGCCGGAGGTCACGCCCAGTCTGGAGCTCCTAAAGCAGAAGTTTGGGAGGTGGAGAGAGCGTGCGCTCACGAGAGAGACCAATCACAGGACATGAGCCAGAAACTCACACA ACAGGAGAAGGACTTCTTGAACATGAAGAGtgatctgattggtcagctggatCGAGAGAAGGCAGTGTCCGCTGATCTGATTGGTCAGTTAGAGCAGGAGAGGGCGGAGTCAGTCCAGATGTCTATCAAACTGCAGGAGCAGGACCGAGTGTGTGCAGAGAGACAACAGGAACTGCACCAG GTGCAGGAGGCTCTTGTGTTTGTGCAGGAGTCACATGACAGGCTGTTGTGTGAGATTGAGCAGCTGTTACAGCAGTATCACCAGCAGGGGGCGCCACACACACATAAAGCAG GTGATAAACACAACTCATCTGCTCTAATGGACATCCTGAGAAGAACACTACACAACTACAACACACAG gtgcagGAGTCTTTGCTGGTGCTGCAGAAGTTGAATCATGAGATGAGAGTAAAAGATGAACGGATCTCTGAATTACAGAAGAAAATACAG GAGTGTGACACACACGGTCTGTGTGTAAATGAGGAGGTGAAGCGTTTGCGTGAGTGTGCCGCAGACGCTGCAGCCGACGCAGACAGCGCTCAGAGAGATCTGCGCAGACTCACACACCTCCTGCAGGAGGagaaagcacaacacacacacacacaagcacagatAAACACACTCCAACAACAACACAACAGAGACAGCCAG GAGAAGTTGTCATTTCTGCACACATTGTATCAGCGCTTGGTTGCCGGGTGTGTAGCTGGTGACGCCACAGACAGCATGCTGGGTAGCTT GTGGGCGGAGCTTAGTGCAATGGTACAGGAGCACGTGGACGCT CTGACCTCTGACCTCACCGCCACCAATCAGAAA CTTATGGAAAGTGTGAGCCAACTGAAACAATGTGAAGAGATGTGGATCAAACAGAAAGAAGAACtgaacacacaccacaca aacatcaacaacaaactACAACAGAGAACACAG GATCTCAGAAGGCAGCTCGATGAGGCGCGGAGGGGCGGTCCAATCTCTGGAGCACGCCAGTCCGAGCAGGTACAGGAAGTGACACGCCTGCAGGGGTTAGTGAGCATGTGCGGCGCTGAGGAGG GTCTATTAGCAGCATGCGGTGTTTTAGTGGGATGCCTGCGCAGC TGGCGCAGACaggtgtgtgtgctggtgtggcAGAAGGTCGCGTTGCAGGACGCTGCAGGCGACGCCGGATCCTTCAAGACGGATGTCGGCACGCTACTGCACGCGGCCAGTGACCCTGGGGTCAAAGGTCAGGAGGTCAGAGGTCAGTCCGCGGCGCATGTTTCGGCGGTGTGTTATCGCCGCTGGCGGCAGGTCGCTTCACGGCATGGCCGGAGCTCCGAGGTGCTGTTCAGGGTTGCCA GGTTACGGGCAGCAGCCGGACGGTGTGTGAGTGATGTgaaggtgagagaggaagaggaggataaAGACAGAATGATGAAGATGCTGAACTCATCAGAGCTtcttgtgatcatacacacctgcaTGGAGGAAGTACAAGACCAGCTGAACACAACAG aatgTGTGAAGGACAGCACTCGTCTAAGATCTGTGGCTCAGAGCGCAAGCAGGAAGTTGTTTGAGCGGCTGCTGTCAGATGTGGACTTTCAGTGCAGTGGTTATTATGGGAAGAACTCGTTGGCACGGCGACTGGCTCATGGACTCCACAGACTCACAACTGACCAACACAGTAAACACCGACACTGGAACAGTAAG gtgatgGTGGCGTCTCTTCAGAAACACATTCTGGAGTTCACGCAGCGGCTGCATTCAGCTGAAGTGGAGCGGAGAAACCTGCGACTGGAGCTGTCACGCGATgaaacgcacaaacacacacaccgatcacgacacacacacact gCGCGTGTTCCCGCGCAGCAGTTCGAGGCCATGTGTAGTGAGCTCAGTAGTGCACTAGAGAGGGAGCAGCGTGCTCAGTGTCTGCTGTATGATCAGGCAGCACATCTGAAGCAGCTCGGACTCAGTATGCAGCTGAACACGGGAGAACAGCTGGAGAAAGACCAAACACTCGCACACGCTGTACAG AGTTTGTCTGAAGCTAAACTGCAGTTGAAGAGGAAGAATCAGTGTGTGAGGTCACTGGAGAAACACTTCAGCCAATCACAGCAGGAGAAACAACAGCTGAAGCAACACATCAACAGCACGGAGAACGCACTGCGCGACG CGACTGTGGTGACTGTGACTGGCGCGCGTGACTGCGCAGTGACTGTGACTGCGCGTGTGATCAGTGC GAATAAAGAGTCTCTGATGAACTATGTGAAATCTGTGGAGGAACATTTCAAGAag ATgaaagatgacatcatcatatcCAGAAGCGTGACGTCACATGACGCTCAGCTGTCCAAAATGCCCCGCCTCCCATCAGACTCGCAGAGGATCATGGGAAACACAGAGATGGTTGCGTGTCAG AGTCTGGTGTGTAGTTTCCTG AGTGTATCAGCTGGCGGCAGTAAAATCTCGTCTCAGGAGCGCGAGATCTCGTCATATCAGACTCACATTACAGCACTGAAGAGTGAACTACACGACGCCTGTCTGAGAGAACAACACTCGTATATCCCGTCCTTCAGGCCTCTTGAAGAAGAGGTGGATTGTGGGACGTGTGAACTGAAAGGTTTCTCCACGAACACACTCACGGGCCACACACTGACAATCAAAGAGAAAAAACATGAAGGATGA